The window TACAGCAATTCTATTTAAAAGCATCTCTCTTGGATTGCtttcaaaacaatttcaagaaattgaaaattgaaaattaagaGTATGTAAAAGTGATTGAGATCAAGGAAGCAATCAAAGTCACTAACCCAAGGGCTAGAGGAGGTTTCAATTGTTCTCCATTTGTAAAGTTGAAGGAAAAAGCATCCTTGACAAGGACACCCATGGATGAACCGCCATCTGCATACTGAATTTCATAGTCACATTGCCCTGGTGTTTCACATCTGTGTTCGGGTGGGTGCAAGGATTTACAAAGAGGGTCATTACAGGGTACCAGGCTGTTGCTGGGCTTGTAAAGTGGATGAGGTGTCTGCAATGAAAACAAGTTAACACATTGTCATTAATACTAGTTACTTTTACCGACTTTAATTGTTTTAGAAACGATACAGTTTACAGGATAAATTGACTttctgaaagaaaaaaaaaaaaaaaaaattagcataaaaatagagaagacaatGATAGTGGAAAAATTTGACaggaaattagaaaaaaaaaatcccaaaatttataataacatAAAATTGTAGGAGGGATATCTGGGTTGGTGGAAGCAATGCATCAAGATAATTATTTGAAGTTTCCTAGATTGGGAGtgttaaatatttgaaagcATAATCCTAGTCAAAGCTCAAGTCTGTTGTCTAAACTATCTAATCCTACTTGGAGTATAAATAAAGCAATCTAAGTCCCGAATGATAAGCAAAGTAACCATAATCCTACTTGTAGTTCAAGTATTGTTACTCTAGATATTAGTATACTTTAGAAACCCATGAATGGGTTCATTGTAACAAGGAGCTTAATAATAAATATGTAGTTATCAAGAACTTTTCTCTATGGATGTCGGCCTCTAAAGCCGAACCATgtttattctttgttttctctttctttttctttcattctttctctctatGCCTTTTTAGTTTCTTCTCCATATTTTCTCAAACACTTTATAGTGGTTTCAAAGCTATGTCATGTTTTTTCTAACATTGTATCAGAGttatgttttatcttttttttttttttataatttggcaTCAGAGTCATGTTTCATCTTTTATAACAGGGAGCTACAATGCAAGTTATTCCATGAATATTTGACTATATTCTCGCTTtttcgtttttctttttataatataacCAAAAGCATTACTACATAGAGAATAAACTTCATTATGCATGcttatgaaaaagaagaagaggaaggggGAAAAAGCAATGTAcaaattagaagaaaataagataCAGATTTTGTCATAGCAATGTACCTCGGTGCATTGGACACAGGGAGCATCACACTGGAGCCATGTGAGGTCACTACCGGTGTCAGGATCAAGAAAGTATGGCTTTGAAGGCTGGCCTATGTTAAGGGTAACGTTATAGAACCTGCAGAATCCAATTGTTAAATTCAACAAATATACGTCTTATGGGGTTAGACATATCATATTGAAATTGAGATGCTAACACAAATTAGTATCCTTTGCAATTTTATCCTTCTAGAAACTAAACAATGAAAATATCAAATTGGTAagcaccaaaaagaaaaagaagctagCCATGGAcattttaaggtttttcttttgttcctttCCTCctcatttttagttttataatataaaatgaaaagcCTGCATGCATTGTAGAAGGTGAATACTGTGTACCCTTTTTTTAGCAATAAAAGATacattttacttttataatCTAGGCCAtttaacatatttaaaatttttcacaataattgatATAATCTATTGTAATTAGTGCAAAAGTGGATTTAGACGAAAGTTATATTACTTTCACAACGGATCTTATCACAAATTGTGAAAAACGATGTATAGATAACTTTACTTTCACTAGAAAGTCTAAAGACATGACCTTTGTGCTACAAGAAGTTGTCTATTATTGTGAAAGTGATTCTCCATAATTGACCATATTGTGATAAATGTCATGATCTTAAAAGAACTCTTACACCTACTCTTAttacttccttcttcttcttcttttttgtgacACATAAAAACTGTAAGTGGGTAAGAATAATATAATACAATACATACCCAATAGGATACACGTTCCCATGAAGAGGAAACACAATGGAGGACCCAACTCGGTTGAGCCTCAGTGATGATGTCGTTGCTTGTACTGGTACTGGTTCTGGTAGTATAGAGCTCCTTCTATTCTTTTGCCCAAAATATgaagttgatgatgatgatgatgatgatgatgaggacaCACGTAAAACCAGCACCAACACCACCACACGTAGTAGCCCCAACATTCCCACCTTCATTTTTCTCTCCTAtatatctttttctctttccctcaatTTGCAAAGGAGTGAATGAACAAGTGAATTCTGAACtgtgtttgatgaaatgacTGAGAGAGAAGGAGATCAAGTTTTGTATACTTTCTTGacgttttgtggtttttgttttgcatgAAACAAAGTCGTGGGTTTTGAGATGGGAATCTGGTGAAATGGGGTGGTGTGACAAATAGGTCATATAGtaaacattaataatttaatagtattACTTGTGAGCCAAGGAGGAATGGGTATTGCTTGTTCCTTTAATTCTCTCTAATTACCATTCTTTACTTTTCTGACAGGTTTATTGTGGAACCTGGTGTTTGGACTTAAACTTAGATTTCTTCTAATGCCAGCGGTTCTTTTATTCCTTCCCTCCTTTGAGATTGGAATTTGGAACATTGTATTGGGAaatctaataattaataaatagatTTGTccattgtaaaaatatataaataaataaaaataaaaataaaaataaaagcacttCCAGTTGAAAAAATGGGGCATATGGGGGAGCTTCCTGGAAACTTCTTTGTGCATAaaacattttctcttttcacAATTTTCCGCATTACTTTTAGTGTATCGATCATATCCCATCAAGGAAGCTTCCATGATTCCCCATAATAAGATTAATTTCTCAACCCTTAATCatttacaaatataaatttaatcacttaCAAAGTATTAGAAACTCTTACCATGTATCTGTATAACGATGAAATAAACTATTAAAAAccaatttttcttcaataaagaaattgagagaaactttttttttaatgagtataTGCAATATCAATCTCATGTAAATGTAAGGTGTACGTCTATATGActaatatgtttatatatatgatagtaACAGTGTtacaaacacaatttttttttttttttttataacaaatttcacaaatttcTGAGTTGGTCAAGTATTAATGATGGACATAATTGATGTCATGGACTTACTAGGGCCAATTTTATAGTATAGGTAAACGAAGCAGTCACCTAAGGctcccaaattttaaccaatagaattatttatttcattgtaatagtattaattaagtccaaatatttctccaaaaaaaattaagcccaaatattagtcaataaataaaataataattttttatccaatgaaaaatagggaaaaaagaagaagagagaaatactacgtccataatatttttacaacaaatcctaaatagCAAGTTGTTACTATCTATTATTGataggtaaaaaagtaatttcagtggtggtTTTAAATTAGAACGAGTAACAACTTAACACCTAGAATttgttatcaaaaaagaaaaaaagaaaaaaacaatgcTACTACATacacaaaatttcacaacattttttcatAACAACGGAGTTGGCAAGCGTTTACTAGGTCTCATCTAGGTCTACCACTAACATCGCTTTTtaacttaccactatcaatttGTCACATCAACTGGTGTAAAAAGTTTTGTTAAATGTGTCTATAgactttctaaaaaatatattctacATGATTCTACATGTTTAGTAGaacaagaatataaaattttaattagcaATTTTTcatctataaaaaaatagagtttaagtaatatttaaatattttttataaaaaaattatatttaaatatataaaaggctTTAATTAGTTTTCACCTTAAGTCTCCAAATGCAACAAGCCGCTCCTAGGACCTACACAAATTTTCTTTGTTACTAACAATCAGCCAacttaaaatttgtaaaattgttgtgaaaaaattgtgtttgtAGTATTAGTGTATTACCAATATAAAAGGAGTATTGCATACATCCATTCCAATTAGATACTTCCTATTTTTGACTTGGGCTCGTAACAACCTATGTAATTAATAAGTCCCACTCACTTATCTCCTtcattcacttaaaaaatgCTATGGTGGTTTTTGTGGTGGTGTTGGTATAGATAAAAAGTTTTACGTACATCCGTTGCAATAAGATACTTTCTATTTTCAACTTGGGCTTGGAACAATTTTGGTAATTATTAAGTCCCATTCACTTATCTCCTTTGTTCACTTAAAAAATGCTATGTGGTTTTTTGTGGTGGCCGGTGACGGTGGGAAGGGCCTGCAAAAGTGTTAATACTgcttgattattatttttgtttgggtaaaatattattttgggtccttaattttatcaaaaaaaaattttcatccctcAACTTTAAAACGTTTCTTTTGAATTCTTAAACTTTGtaaagggttttttttaatagtttatataaaaaataaggatgaagaaataacatttttcaatagtttagaaacaaaaaacaaacttctgaaaaacaaatttttagtaaaattttttaatgacatgtCATTTATGTTGCTCCAGAAGACTATATTTGTTAGCTGCGTGGGATTGGGAAATATCAGTGAAGAGGTCGGAAGTTCAAGGTTTAATTGGGGAAAGTAGCGCCCATTAAGGTACAAGTATCAAATatgtgaaatattttttatggacACCCGTGGATTAACGTAAAATCTAAtctaaaaaattttccaaacgGATTTAAATACAGTTAGTAATATAAATAACAGAATATATACATACCAAATAGAAATAATCTTCTAGTTCTTTATCATGATATGGTTCTCACTTTGAGCAATAATACTATTTCACCACTCTTCTTATGCTCACATGTAAAAATCCAATGTGTAATGGAAACTCACCCCTTGACCCCTTTCACGAAGTCGTTGAGAAAAATTTTTAATAGCAAGTTTTTAGTAAGTTCGGCACATTGTTAATGTAATAACCCAAGAAAAAGCACTAACCATATCTACGCTATATCTCAAAAGGACTAATCTCGATTGAGGtttcttgtagttgttaataaaactcaGTTCAATCTAGTATATGCTTGATGTAGGACTCctcacacacccacacaaatAACTAAATTGGGCATCACAGTTAAGGTGTTATATTATGTCTTCattaatgtgtaaaaatataatcCAAGCTACCACAAGCTTTCAAGAGCTTAAGAACAGCAAAAGCTCTGAGCAAAAATTTAATCTGGGATGGTAACTTCATTTTGGCTTGATCCTTGAGCGGTAAAGTAAAACCGCAATAACAACATGACAGTGAGTTTACCAAGTCTCTTTTAGTGATCATTGCTTTGGTTCAGCCATCGAAGACTTCATAACACAATCATATAGACTGCTcgatattattaaaattattatataagaaaCAAAGCATGGAAAGATATTTGTTCTAtacatttttaccaaaaaagaaacaaaaaaactttctaGTATGATTCTACATAGACAAAAAACCAATCAAGAAATACCCTTACTATTAAAACTACCACATTATGATGCCTAATGCTACGAGATACAAAACATCATGTTACCATCTATACTGTCTTTGGGTTCTTTCAGCCCACTTTTGGAGGCCTTCCCCGGCTGCTACGCTTTGTTTGTGGCTCTACTATTGCACTGACTACATCCAACTTCCTCTTAGGAGGCCTCCCCTGTTTTTTATGTTGTGGTTGTTCCTGCTGCTGTGAAGGAAACAATACGTCCATGGTCGTAGTAGATAAAGCTGGTTTTGGATTAGGACGCCTCCCTCGGCCCCGTTTTTTAGGTGGGTGCTCCTGATGCTGCTGCAATTCATTATGATCTTGATGATCCAAGGGAATTGACACTTGCACCAATGCATCTTCCTTTGCCTTGGGTGTAGGATGCTTCGCTTGGCCTTGACACCCTGCTTGCTGGTgctcatattgattctgatcaTCTATGGGCAACAATACCATTGTACTTTGATCTGCATCACCCTTTGATTTAGGAGGCCTTCCCCGGCCTTTATGCCTTTTCAGCTGCTGCTGAGCCCCCATATCCATGTCCAAATCTGGCTTTAACTTTGGAGGCCTCCCTCGACCTTTACGCTTGAGTGGCTTCTGCTGCTCATGCTGATGTTTAGAGAGGGATTTTTCCTTGGTATCATTTACAGCCAGTTTAAGTTGGGAAGCATCTTGGTCTCGAGGACGTAGTTGCCTACTCTGGCCATTCTGATGAGCTGTGGGAAACAATACACTGGTAGTTTGatcttcatttttcattttctcgtGAGGCCTCTCCAACCCTTGGTGCTCTGGTGTCTGCTGCTTATGATGATGCTTATCATCTGAGGGATATTTCCCCATAGCTGTGTCCACATCTGGATTTGACTTCAGAGCCCTCCCTTGACCTTTATGCTGTAGTTGTTGTAACTCATGCTGATGCTGTGAGGatgataatttattttggaaaacACCTTGGCCTTGAGGATCTAGTTGCCTCTTCTCAATCTGCTAAGTAATCCATGAAATTGAAATCATATGGCACATTCAATCGGATTGGTAAGGCTTCCATGGAATTGAAATCATATGGCACATTCAATTGATGGtcacatatattatttaatatttattgacaATTCCTTGTCCAGAGTATTACtatattcatatttcatatTACTAATTATAAATaggctaaaaaaataaaaaacagtagTTGACATCATTGCTACCTGGCTTTTAAGTGCTGTTGACTGGCCACTATTAGACAGCTGCTGGCCCCGAGGTCGTAGTTGCCTTCGCTGTAGTTGCCCCAATGTCTGTGCCAGTGTTTGACCTGATTGGTCAAGTTTTGCAGGTTCAAGCTCTATAGGTCTTTCTTGTATCCAATTTCCAGGTTGCTGGTCCTGCATATGCTACCAATTACTTGAATTGATATTCTATTTGACATATAGTGATTGTTAATTTAAGAAAACTCAACAGTTATCACTTAATCATCCATTCTATTCCAAAATCTTTTACGATATActcccaatttgtttgtcttctATTCCATATTGGAATGTTCCAAAATGttgtcctatttctaaaattaaaatcctttaatttactaatgttcctattatgcCCTtactttatttccaaaactaTTTCAGATTTAGTATtccaattttttgataaatttatatagggtagttttggaaatttataactttttataccgcaaacaagacaataaatgatgtttccttaaaaagtaGGGTTTTTGAACACAGCACAAACAAATTGGGATGGAGCGAGTAAATATTAACCATGACCGCAATAGCTCAACAAAACAGAAGATGTCACCATCAATACCTGGCACTCAGGTGCTTTCATCTTGccatatattatttaatatttattgacaATTCCATGGCCAGAGTATTACTGTATTCATATTACTAATTATaaataggttaaaaaaaaaaaataaaaaaataataaaaaaaaaaaaacagtagtTGACATCATTGCTACCTGGCTTTTAAGTGCTGTTGACTGGCCACTATTAGACAGCTGCTGGCCCTGAGGCCGTAGTTGCCTTCGCTGTAGTTGCCCCAATGCATGTGCCAGTGTTTGACCTGATTGGTCAAGTTTTGAAGGTTCAAGCTCTATAGGTCTTTCTTGTATCCGATTTCCAGGTTTCTGGTCCTGCATATGCTACCAATTACTTGAATTGATATTCTATTTGACATATAGTGATTGttaatttaagaaaattcaatatttatcatttaatcATCCATTCTATTCCAAATCTTTTACGATATAAATATTAACCATGACTGCAATAGCTCAACAAAACAGAAGATGTCACCATCAATACCTGGCACTCAGGTGCTTCCATCTTGCCACTATCAGATACAGAAGGCCTTTGACCCCGAGGTCGCAGTTGTCTCCGCTGTTGGCCCAGTGTTGGCAGCTGTTGACATGATTCCTAAAGTGTGTTAGTTCAAGGTCTATAGGCCCTTCTTAGTTATAATATATACATAACTTATCTCAAATATGataaacaaataagtaaacAGAAAAAAGTAGATAACCTATACAAGGCTCCCCTCTTTCAGAAATGCTTTCAAGCATTACCCGTTatgtcttttcttcttctcctacTTTCATAATTAATCTCAATTCCTCTCTAATGAAGCCTACCAACTTAAATTAAATCATCACTAATTAATAATGTAACTTAGGTATGTGCAACCCTTTCTAACAAGTTCACTTCCTATTGCTCTCTCTCCCCTGCCTTATTATTCATTGATTCCagacaaaggaaaaatattatctttttaaatcaccaagcaaaatttacaaaaatataatttttacattgCTTTCACTTTCTTTTAAAGCAACAATCAATTCCCAGATAATGAAAACTCACTTATAAattcctttctattttattaaaaaaatatatcaaaatcaacattttatattattacttttataaataaataaataagttcatcTGGAAAAGCTTATGGTTATGCCTAATATTCAGTATCTTTGAATTTTGTATTCTATGTTCATTTCTacgttcaaacttcaaacataTTCTATATAATGGTAAATCAGGAAAAGCTGTCACATTGATACCTGACATTCAGATTTCTTCGCATCAACACAATCAGATTCCAATGCCTTTGAGGCCTGAGACCGTGTTTTCCTCCGTTGTTGCCTCTGACTTGGCTGTTGCCCTTCACATGATTGCTTGAGTACTGTTAGTTGAAGCTCCACAGGCCTTTCTTGGATTGAATTTTGCAGTTGTGATATCTGGTCAAGGCATATTAAATTCACTGTCATGCTTACAATTTTCAGCTTTCTTTGATGATTTCTATAATGTGGTGTTTGCTAATTGCTACCTTTGTATTCATAATAAATAGTTAAATGCAAAGAGATGAGAAATTGTTATTGTTACTACCTGGCATTCATGTTCCTCTCCAAGGTCCAGTTGCTTCTCCATCTCAAGCTGCCTTGAGTCCATGTTGAGAGATTTTGATATGGATTCCTCTTGCCTATCTCTTTCTGCTTCCATTGTTGTTAAATCAAGTTCTAATCCTCTGCCTGGATTCCCAAGCTCTGGCTGTTGCTCATTTTCAAGCTGTTCTGAATTTGTGAGGACATCAGTGGAAGTTCTAGTTGGCTTTGACCAGGCTGTTGGCACCTCTAGCTGACCACAAAGCTTTAGTTGCTTTTTATGTTTCAGAAATAACTCCAGCGATGCTTCTTCATCAATTCCTGGAGGCCTTTTTGGATCAGAAAATTCAATTTGCCACTGCTCAGGATCCTTTAGAATTTCATTCTCTTGTTCTTCCATCACATGTTTTAGAGTGTCATCCTTTGACACCGCCCTCTCACTTTTTGAGTAAATAATATCCATCAGCTTTTCCTGGATTTTCTTTGTCCTCTTCAGTAATTCTATGCACTTAACCTGTCATTCatcaagtattaaaaaaaaaaaaaagtttaataaaatgATTCTTTTATAAGATGAAAAGAGATTGTCACGTCACCTTTGATAGAGGTTTAGAACCATCATTGTCCAATCTCAGGCTTGTAAGAGAACCCTCAGTCATCACAATAGCTTTATGTTTCTCTGGTTCCTTGGATGACTGCATGTCACTGTTTATTAACCAAGAAAAGCAAGAGGGCATGAGATCAACAATAACAAGGAAAGGGCACAATAAAGACACAAAATAACTGAAAAGGGGAAAACCTAGGGGCAATCATGTTGCTCCTCATTTCAGTTCGTGGCTCATTTTGTTCCTCAATCACTTCACTCTTTTGCTCTTGTGGTTCAATCAGCTTTTCAATTAATAGAATTTCTTCTTgcaattgaatttgttttccaACATCTTCAATTACATGATCACGTGGCAAGTTTTGCACTTCAATCAGTTCACTTTGCTGTTCTTTTCCTTGACACTGATCTTGAATTACATCACCCACTCGTTCTTGAATTTGTTCTCCAGGCACCTTATTTTTCTCTACTATTCCAATCTGCTCCTCAACAATCACTTCAATTTCATGCCTTTGTGTTTGACCTTGTTGTGACCGCACTTCATCTTGCTgtttatttttctgcacttgAGATGGATATTTTTCCACAATCATATCACCTTTCTGTTCttgattttgttcttcaatCGATTCAACTTTGTTTTGCTTTGCTTCATTGTGGTTTTCTACAACTTCAAGCTGTTGCACTTGTTTTATTTGTTCATCAAACACATCATGTTGTTCATCTGCTTGCTTCTCTTCAATAACCTGAAATTGTCGCTCTTCTAATTCATCTCGATCCTCAATTTCTTCAATTTGATGCCTTTGTGCTCTATCCTGATTTTCAGTCATTACAATTTGTCGTCCATCGTGATGAATCTGTTCCTCAATTTCCTCAATTGATCGTTGTTCATCTTTTTCATCTTCAGATTTTTGATCACGTACCCCTTGTGCTAGATTTTTTTCATCATTCACTTGAAATCGTTGTTCTTCTGGACTTTGTTGTCGATCAGTAACAttaattttctgtttttcttGCCTTTGTTTGCCAATTTGTTCAATCTGTAATTCCTGTGATCGATTTTGGCCCTCGATGTCTTCAACTCGATGCCTCTGTCCTCCACTGAGTTCACCATTCACTTCAATCTCCAGATTTTGGGATTGCTTGTCCTCTTTAAGCATCTGCTTCTTCTCAAATAGATATCCTTCTTCAACATTATGCTCTCTATCTCCTTCACTGCCATGGTAATGCCTCTTCTTCCGTTTCTTCTTCAGACCTCTTTTAGGAAGAGAATTACTTTTTTCACTGGGAAGCCTATAACAATTTTCAGAAACTTTAATGATCTCTCCACTCTCACTAAGCTTGCTCAGATGATGACTTAAAAAACTTGCATGAGCCCATGGCAAATCCTCAACCCCTTCCAAAATAAACTTAGATATTGCTTCCATGGTTGAGCCCTTTCTATCATTCAATTCTTCAATCGCTCTGCGTATCATCTACAcaaactcacatgttaagttaGGACATCTAAAAATCATCAGAAAACTGGTGGAGAAGAActatcaaagaaaaagagaataataCCAGGGCATAAGTGGGGTGATCAGGGGTGTGCAAATCAGGGAGTTTCTTGCAAATGCATTCTTCAATTTGGTTCCTGAGATCGGGTCTGAGGGTGTGGGAGGGGTATGAGCTCTCAAATTTTGTCATCACAGCATCAGTAAGCTTGTTTAATTTGAGTCTCtgttcacattgttcaaaagtgtTGTCAGCAAGGGTTgggaaaaaatatgtaaaactAGTCCATAAGTAGACCAGTTTAACAGTCATTGATTCAGCCATCTGGATCAATGGATGAGTCATGACATCACCTAATCTGCTTTCAGAAACGTAAAGCCAAATGTTTGAACACGCACAATGTGCGTGTTAACTGACG of the Quercus robur chromosome 10, dhQueRobu3.1, whole genome shotgun sequence genome contains:
- the LOC126702243 gene encoding uncharacterized protein LOC126702243 isoform X7 → MAQHVSSLILASEHPALPLITMNSKGIEEKARGLEIESRLKLNKLTDAVMTKFESSYPSHTLRPDLRNQIEECICKKLPDLHTPDHPTYALMIRRAIEELNDRKGSTMEAISKFILEGVEDLPWAHASFLSHHLSKLSESGEIIKVSENCYRLPSEKSNSLPKRGLKKKRKKRHYHGSEGDREHNVEEGYLFEKKQMLKEDKQSQNLEIEVNGELSGGQRHRVEDIEGQNRSQELQIEQIGKQRQEKQKINVTDRQQSPEEQRFQVNDEKNLAQGVRDQKSEDEKDEQRSIEEIEEQIHHDGRQIVMTENQDRAQRHQIEEIEDRDELEERQFQVIEEKQADEQHDVFDEQIKQVQQLEVVENHNEAKQNKVESIEEQNQEQKGDMIVEKYPSQVQKNKQQDEVRSQQGQTQRHEIEVIVEEQIGIVEKNKVPGEQIQERVGDVIQDQCQGKEQQSELIEVQNLPRDHVIEDVGKQIQLQEEILLIEKLIEPQEQKSEVIEEQNEPRTEMRSNMIAPSDMQSSKEPEKHKAIVMTEGSLTSLRLDNDGSKPLSKVKCIELLKRTKKIQEKLMDIIYSKSERAVSKDDTLKHVMEEQENEILKDPEQWQIEFSDPKRPPGIDEEASLELFLKHKKQLKLCGQLEVPTAWSKPTRTSTDVLTNSEQLENEQQPELGNPGRGLELDLTTMEAERDRQEESISKSLNMDSRQLEMEKQLDLGEEHECQISQLQNSIQERPVELQLTVLKQSCEGQQPSQRQQRRKTRSQASKALESDCVDAKKSECQLPTLGQQRRQLRPRGQRPSVSDSGKMEAPECQHMQDQKPGNRIQERPIELEPSKLDQSGQTLAHALGQLQRRQLRPQGQQLSNSGQSTALKSQIEKRQLDPQGQGVFQNKLSSSQHQHELQQLQHKGQGRALKSNPDVDTAMGKYPSDDKHHHKQQTPEHQGLERPHEKMKNEDQTTSVLFPTAHQNGQSRQLRPRDQDASQLKLAVNDTKEKSLSKHQHEQQKPLKRKGRGRPPKLKPDLDMDMGAQQQLKRHKGRGRPPKSKGDADQSTMVLLPIDDQNQYEHQQAGCQGQAKHPTPKAKEDALVQVSIPLDHQDHNELQQHQEHPPKKRGRGRRPNPKPALSTTTMDVLFPSQQQEQPQHKKQGRPPKRKLDVVSAIVEPQTKRSSRGRPPKVG